One Acidobacteriota bacterium genomic region harbors:
- a CDS encoding YihA family ribosome biogenesis GTP-binding protein, with protein sequence MIHSEFVTSAVSETDFPVPGIPEVVFAGRSNAGKSSLINRLTGNRGLARTSSTPGKTQSVNFYRINGSFYFVDLPGYGYAKAAKSEIRQWRALIEGYFLRRSVIALAIHLVDSRMPPTDMDLQLSEWLAGLGVPRLVVATKSDKLSNNQKGAQLRAISGSLQECPVVMASAETGTGSKEIWRRVLEATAAVPSSNE encoded by the coding sequence GTGATCCATTCCGAATTCGTCACAAGCGCCGTATCTGAAACCGATTTCCCGGTTCCGGGAATTCCCGAGGTGGTCTTCGCGGGAAGATCCAACGCCGGGAAGTCCAGCCTGATCAACCGGCTGACAGGCAACCGGGGTCTTGCCCGGACCAGTTCCACCCCGGGCAAGACCCAGAGCGTCAATTTTTACCGGATCAACGGATCCTTCTATTTCGTCGATCTTCCCGGCTACGGCTACGCGAAGGCGGCCAAATCGGAGATCCGGCAGTGGAGGGCCCTCATCGAGGGCTATTTCCTCCGCCGCTCCGTTATCGCGCTGGCGATCCACCTCGTCGACTCGAGGATGCCCCCGACCGACATGGACCTCCAGCTGTCTGAATGGCTCGCCGGGCTCGGGGTCCCGCGGCTCGTCGTCGCGACCAAGTCCGATAAGTTGTCCAATAACCAGAAGGGCGCTCAGTTGCGCGCCATTTCCGGCTCCCTGCAGGAGTGTCCCGTCGTCATGGCTTCGGCCGAAACCGGGACGGGCTCGAAGGAGATCTGGAGACGAGTGCTGGAAGCAACCGCGGCGGTCCCATCCTCAAACGAATAA